A window of the Burkholderia sp. 9120 genome harbors these coding sequences:
- a CDS encoding MFS transporter — MAATQTALAGDEVSALYDRLNWRLLPFLLVCYLFAYLDRVNVGFAKLQMQSDLGFSDAAYGVGAGIFFLGYVLFELPSNLMLPKIGARKTFFRILVLWGITSACMLFVRNVPMFYGMRFLLGIFEAGFAPGMIFYLSRWYGPTRMARAIAIVFLAGPIGGIVGGPLSAWLMTRLAGTAGLAGWQWMFLAEGLPCIVMGVLTLFVLSDRPADARWLSDDEKRLLAAELGPVPEGRHSFRDVARNPKIYLLACAYFCIIASIYAMSFWLPTIVKSQGVDDTIRLGWYAAIPYIGAAFGMVYIGRRSDARGERRYHSSVPALLAALLLCAVVLSDGHLFVTLALLTLATASLWMAYTVFWAVPSEHIKGDAAAGGIALINTIGLSGGFWGPAILGWARTATGNLHLGLLIVAALALCGAGLLYGLLAVKRPPLT; from the coding sequence ATGGCCGCAACTCAGACCGCACTCGCAGGCGACGAAGTGTCCGCCCTCTATGACCGGCTCAACTGGCGGCTGCTGCCGTTTCTGCTGGTCTGCTATCTGTTCGCTTATCTGGATCGCGTCAACGTCGGCTTCGCGAAGTTGCAGATGCAAAGCGACCTCGGTTTTTCCGACGCCGCCTACGGTGTCGGCGCCGGCATTTTCTTTCTCGGCTACGTGCTGTTCGAGTTGCCGAGCAACCTGATGCTGCCGAAGATCGGCGCGCGCAAAACGTTTTTCCGCATCCTCGTGCTGTGGGGCATTACGTCGGCCTGCATGCTGTTCGTTCGCAACGTGCCGATGTTCTACGGCATGCGCTTTCTGCTCGGCATCTTCGAAGCCGGTTTCGCGCCGGGCATGATCTTCTATCTGTCGCGCTGGTACGGTCCCACGCGTATGGCGCGGGCGATCGCGATTGTGTTTCTTGCCGGGCCGATCGGCGGGATTGTCGGTGGGCCGTTGTCGGCCTGGCTGATGACGCGCCTCGCCGGCACCGCCGGTCTGGCCGGCTGGCAGTGGATGTTCCTCGCCGAAGGCTTGCCCTGCATCGTGATGGGCGTGCTGACGCTGTTCGTGCTGTCGGATCGGCCCGCCGACGCCAGGTGGCTAAGCGACGACGAGAAGCGTCTGCTCGCGGCCGAACTGGGTCCGGTCCCGGAGGGCCGTCATTCGTTCAGGGACGTAGCGCGCAACCCGAAGATCTATCTGCTCGCTTGTGCCTATTTCTGCATCATCGCGTCGATCTATGCGATGAGCTTCTGGCTGCCCACCATCGTCAAATCGCAAGGGGTGGACGACACGATCCGACTCGGCTGGTACGCGGCGATTCCTTATATCGGCGCTGCGTTCGGCATGGTCTATATCGGCCGTCGCTCGGACGCACGCGGCGAACGGCGCTACCACAGTTCGGTGCCGGCGCTGCTCGCGGCGTTGTTGTTGTGTGCGGTGGTGCTCAGCGACGGCCATCTGTTCGTCACGCTCGCGCTGCTGACACTTGCCACGGCCTCGCTCTGGATGGCCTATACCGTGTTCTGGGCGGTTCCGTCCGAACACATCAAAGGCGATGCGGCCGCGGGCGGCATTGCGCTGATCAATACGATCGGCCTGTCCGGTGGATTCTGGGGGCCGGCCATTCTCGGCTGGGCCAGGACGGCGACCGGCAATCTGCATCTCGGTCTGTTGATCGTGGCGGCGCTGGCGTTGTGCGGTGCAGGGTTGTTGTATGGGTTGTTGGCCGTTAAGCGGCCGCCGTTGACGTGA
- a CDS encoding creatininase family protein — MLLHLSTWAEVGQYLTRSRSIVVPIGSNEQHGPTGLLGTDWLCPQIIAYEAEKRADLLIAPTFNIGMAQHHLAFAGTISLRPSTFIAAIGDWTRSLALHGFEKILFLNGHGGNIASIEAAFSELYAEASFARRRAGFALKLCNWWDLEGVGELAREQFPTGHGAHATPSEIAITQWALPESIRHAAYSPQIAPSGPIREALDFRARFADGRMGSDPGQASQERGGALVELAAQSLIREMEAFSRESVPD, encoded by the coding sequence ATGCTTTTACATCTGTCGACCTGGGCCGAAGTCGGCCAATACCTGACACGCAGCCGCTCGATCGTCGTGCCGATCGGTTCGAACGAACAACACGGTCCCACGGGCCTGCTGGGCACCGACTGGTTGTGCCCGCAAATCATCGCGTACGAAGCCGAGAAACGCGCCGACCTGCTGATCGCGCCGACCTTCAACATCGGCATGGCGCAGCATCACCTCGCGTTCGCGGGCACCATTTCGCTGCGACCGTCGACCTTCATTGCCGCCATTGGCGACTGGACCCGATCGCTCGCGCTGCACGGCTTCGAGAAGATCCTGTTTCTGAACGGTCATGGCGGCAACATCGCGTCGATCGAAGCCGCATTCTCCGAACTGTATGCCGAGGCCAGCTTCGCGCGGCGTCGCGCGGGCTTCGCGCTGAAGCTGTGCAACTGGTGGGACCTCGAAGGCGTCGGCGAACTGGCGCGCGAGCAATTTCCGACCGGGCACGGCGCGCATGCCACGCCGTCCGAGATCGCGATTACGCAATGGGCGCTGCCCGAGTCGATCAGGCACGCGGCCTACAGTCCGCAGATCGCGCCGTCGGGGCCGATCCGCGAAGCGCTCGATTTTCGCGCGCGCTTTGCCGATGGACGGATGGGCTCCGATCCGGGTCAAGCTTCGCAGGAGCGGGGCGGCGCGCTGGTCGAACTGGCCGCGCAAAGCCTGATCCGCGAGATGGAGGCGTTCAGTCGCGAGAGCGTGCCGGACTGA